A window of Peromyscus eremicus chromosome 7, PerEre_H2_v1, whole genome shotgun sequence contains these coding sequences:
- the Atosa gene encoding atos homolog protein A isoform X3 — MVFSGNKGLRRQDALDEYFEYDAEEFLVSLALLITEGRTPECSVKGRAESFHCPPAQSRFPGTARHECSDKLAQCRQARRTRSEVTLLWKNNLPIMVEVMLLPDCCYSDEGPSTEGPDLNDPAIKQDALLLERWILEPVPRQNGDRFIEEKALLLAVRSFVFFSQLSAWLSVSHGAIPRNILYRISAADVDLQWSFSQTPTEHVFPVPNVSHNVALKVSVQSLPRQTHYPVLTCSIHTNILYEKRIQEQELKAYQHRGPGEIEHRCPSSSQGLCSKHTWTMAPVSALHVRSILTPEYSAAIRNVRLCPGTGSKSDHGASQASVLGFSGTTGEVRSQEASVRTLKSLSAIDSSVSSCQSSRQSVGEPNPLMDSLVQDRQEVIARIAQHLMHGDPGSSHVSEHPFNTQGSTSLSAKLHRVPQESQSVRRCKEAFSVSFGSPEISSTEDTSEGKVRGKSDTTPGETCTSHGPYSRPSAGEANPLIGSLLQERQDVIARIAQHLEHIDPTAHIPRPAFSKHDSNSIPSKVIRSSYDDKALWKKNRDSASVSASRTEVSLLGDRGDGKSPKPSKCFQSSKYNLQEKSLKHEVRTQHQKHPDDITPSARQEPQNKAAGLLTSSNMTLCNESNLGLISRLESTPCKSQLKEQEMSHEIEKQCSHCNSIDKQICTNKCTEKIKDENYNPGSLSHLQCDDSKGIDSRIKVTMSEMSDCFNKYKTNCSNKDTKRSQTCEQSSQLSTESELSKGTDGFRCTASEQLKTTKQEQKEDPADGKPQRKSVKHCLSTSERLKSADVLVSCDPGFCCSLILIKDKSVGCASPRSTWIFLLPVCLFQCCKLSVGNSQESSRHPRQLHVFCKQLRPVTNAAQ, encoded by the exons ATGCCCTGGATGAGTATTTTGAATATGACGCAGAGGAGTTCTTGGTTTCTCTGGCCTTGCTGATAACAGAAGGACGGACACCCGAGTGCTCCGTCAAAGGTCGTGCTGAGAGCTTCCACTGTCCTCCAGCGCAGTCGCGCTTCCCAGGGACAGCTAGACATGAGTGCAGTGACAAGCTGGCCCAG TGTCGCCAAGCCAGACGGACCAGATCTGAGGTCACACTGTTGTGGAAAAACAATCTTCCAATCATGGTGGAAGTGATGCTCCTGCCAGACTGCTGCTACAGTGATGAGGGCCCTAGCACAGAGGGGCCGGACCTGAATGACCCCGCCATTAAGCAGGATGCACTGTTACTGGAGAGGTGGATCTTGGAGCCAGTTCCCCGACA GAACGGTGACCGATTCATCGAAGAGAAGGCTCTTCTGCTGGCTGTCCGATCgtttgtgtttttttctcagttaaGTGCTTGGCTGAGTGTTTCTCATGGTGCTATTCCACGAAATATTCTTTACAG AATCAGTGCTGCTGATGTCGACTTGCAGTGGAGTTTTTCACAGACTCCAACTGAGCATGTGTTTCCTGTTCCCAACGTCTCTCACAACGTGGCCTTGAAAGTCAGCGTTCAGTCTCTACCCAGACAAACTCATTATCCGGTTTTGACCTGTAGTATTCATACTAACATTCTTTATGAGAAGAGAATTCAAGAGCAGGAGCTAAAGGCCTATCAGCACCGTGGCCCTGGTGAAATAGAGCACCGCTGTCCCAGCAGCTCACAGGGTCTGTGTAGCAAACACACGTGGACCATGGCACCCGTGAGTGCCCTGCATGTAAGAAGTATCTTGACTCCTGAGTACTCTGCAGCCATTAGAAATGTCAGGCTCTGCCCAGGCACGGGCAGCAAGTCTGACCATGGGGCATCTCAAGCCAGTGTCCTGGGCTTCAGTGGCACCACAGGAGAAGTAAGGTCACAGGAGGCGTCAGTGAGAACTTTGAAATCACTCTCTGCGATCGATTCCAGTgtctccagctgtcagagctccCGGCAGTCAGTGGGGGAGCCTAACCCTTTAATGGACTCCTTGGTTCAGGATCGACAAGAAGTCATTGCCAGGATTGCTCAGCACTTGATGCACGGTGACCCCGGCTCCTCTCACGTGTCTGAACACCCCTTCAACACCCAGGGGTCCACTTCACTTAGTGCAAAGCTTCACCGAGTTCCCCAAGAAAGCCAGAGTGTCAGACGATGCAAAGAGGCATTCTCCGTCTCTTTTGGGAGCCCAGAGATTAGCTCCACAGAGGACACCAGTGAGGGGAAAGTGAGAGGGAAGTCGGACACCACTCCAGGAGAGACCTGCACCTCTCACGGCCCGTACTCTCGCCCGTCTGCTGGGGAGGCGAACCCGCTGATCGGCTCTTTGCTCCAGGAGCGGCAGGACGTCATAGCCAGGATTGCACAGCACTTGGAACACATCGACCCCACAGCTCACATTCCCCGGCCTGCGTTCAGCAAGCACGACTCCAATTCCATTCCTTCTAAAGTGATCAGGAGTTCATATGATGACAAAGCCTTGTGGAAGAAGAACAGAGATAGTgcctctgtttctgcttctcGTACAGAAGTGTCCTTACTGGGAGACAGAGGTGATGGGAAAAGCCCCAAACCTAGTAAATGCTTCCAATCTTCCAAATACAATCTTCAGGAAAAGTCTCTGAAGCATGAAGTAAGAACTCAGCATCAGAAGCATCCTGATGACATCACCCCCAGCGCCAGGCAGGAGCCGCAGAACAAGGCTGCTGGCTTACTAACTTCCTCTAATATGACTCTCTGCAATGAAAGTAACTTGGGTTTGATTAGCAGATTGGAAAGTACACCTTGTAAATCACAACTTAAGGAGCAAGAAATGAGCCATGAAATTGAGAAACAGTGTTCACATTGCAACAGTATTGACAAACAGATTTGCACAAATAAATGTACGGAGAAAATAAAAGACGAGAATTATAACCCAGGATCTCTCAGTCATCTCCAATGTGATGACTCAAAAGGTATTGACTCAAGAATAAAAGTTACTATGTCGGAAATGTCTGACTGTTTCAATAAGTACAAAACTAATTGTTCaaataaagacacaaaaagaTCACAGACCTGTGAGCAAAGCAGTCAGCTCAGCACAGAGAGTGAGCTCAGCAAAGGTACTGACGGTTTCAGATGCACAGCCTCAGAGCAGCTGAAAACAACGAAACAGGAGCAAAAAGAAGATCCTGCTGATGGAAAACCTCAGAGGAAAAGTGTGAAGCACTGTCTGTCTACAAGCGAAAGACTGAAAAGTGCAGACGTGTTG GTTTCCTGTGACCCAGGGTTCTGCTGCTCCCTCATATTAATCAAGGACAAATCTGTGGGCTGTGCaagtcctcggtccacttggattttcctgctgcctgtttgtttatttcaatGTTGCAAACTATCGGTGGGAAACAGCCAGGAATCGAGCAGACATCCCCGTCAGCTTCATGTGTTCTGCAAGCAGCTCCGGCCTGTCACCAATGCTGCACAGTAA